The Actinoplanes sp. N902-109 genomic interval TCCGGGTACCCCTCGTACGGGTGACGTGATCCAGGGTGGTGAGCGCCCGGGTGTCATCCACGCCGGCACGGCCCGCCGCGACGACGGTGCGCTGGTGTCCGCGGGTGGCCGGGTGCTGAGCGTGACCGCGACCGGTGCTGATCTGGCCGCCGCCCGGGCCGCGGCGTACGAGCTGGTCGACGGCATCTCGTTGGAGGGCTCCCACCACCGCACGGACATCGCGCTCGCGGCGGTGGAAGGCCGCATCCAGATCTGAGCCGGCGCCCGGCCCCGGCGCAACACACGCCGGGGCTGGGAAAACCGGCTGAGGGCCGGGCTGGGAACCGGCAGCTCAGCCCTTCGGGATGTCGAAGAGCTTGGCGACGGACGCGGCGAGGCCGAGGTCACCCTTGGCCTTGATCTTGCCCGTCATGAACATCATCATCGGGTTGCCGTCGCCCGAGACGACCTTGAGGAACGTCACCGGGTCCATGGTCATGGCCAGCTTGGGCTCGCGGACCGGCTCGTTGGTGACCGTGCAGGCGCCGTTCTCGATCACCGTCTCGTAGGTGTCGGTGGCGCCGCCCGGGCCGCCGGTGATGTTCCAGTGGATGACGGCCTGGGTGCTGCCCGCCCGGTCGGCCCGGAAGAGCGTCGGCATCCGGCCGAACACCTCGTCCAGGATCTTGCCGCGGGTCTCGGAGCCCATGACCTCGGCGATCTTCGAGTCCGGCGTGGACTTCACCAGCTGGGCGAACTCCTTCGGACCGATCGAGGCGAGCGACTCGGGGCTGAAATCAGTCATCGGTGGACCTTTCGGGATGAGCGCCAGACCTACTCACGAGTAACCCTAGCGAGAACCGCGTCGTCCTGCAGTCTCTCAACCGCCAGGCAACCGTTTGACAGTAGACTCCCCAACATGTCTTTGGGAGATGACGCGGGCCGCCGACGGGCCTTCCTGCGAGCCACTGCCCATCCCGTACGCCTGCAGATCCTGTCGCTGCTGTCCAGCGCCGCACTCACCGCCGCGGACGTCGCCCGGGAGCTGGGGCTCACCCATGCCAATGCGAGTTACCACCTGCGCAACCTGCTGTCGGCCGGCGTCGTGGTGCAGGAAGGCGAGGAACGCATCCGCGGCGGCGTTGCCAAGCGCTACCGCTACGACTCCTCGCGAGATCGGGGCTACTTCAACGGCGCCGGCGCCGATCCCGACACCCATCGGGCGATGTACGCGGTCGTGGCGGACGAGCTCATCCGGCGGACCGCACAAGCCGACTGGTCCACCGGCGGCACGATGACCGACGCCGAGCTCTGGGTCGACCCCGAGGTCTTCCTCGACATCCGCGAACGCATCACCCAGCTCAGCCGCGAACTGCACGCCGCCGCGCAACCCCCGCGTACCCCCGGCACGGTCCGGACCAGCACGACCGTCGCGATGTTCCGGATGACCGACGCATGACGATGCTCGCTCCGCTGCGGCACAGCGCGTTCCGCTTCCTGCTGGCCGGACGCACCGTGAACGCCCTGGGCAACGCGATCGCGCCGGTCGCGCTCGCCTTCGCGGTGCTCGATCTGACCGGTTCGGCCACCGACCTGGGCCTGGTCGTCGGCACCCGCATGCTCGCCAACGTGCTGTTCCTGCTGTTCGGTGGGGCGCTCGCCGACCGCCTGCCGAAAAACCTGCTGATGGTCGGAGCCGGCATCGCGGCAGCAGTCACCCAGGGTGCGGTGGCGATCCTGATCATCACCGGTACGGCGACAGTGCCGCTTCTCATCGCCCTGTCCGCGGTCAACGGGATGGTGGCCGCGCTGGCCCTGCCCGCGTCGTCCTCGATCCTGCCGCAGCTCGTGCCGGCCGCCGAGCGCCAGCAGGCCAACGGTCTCGGCCGGCTGTTCTTCAACGGCGCGACGATCGTCGGCGCCCCGGCCGGCGGCATCATCGTGGCGTCCAGCAGCCCGGGCTGGGGCATCGCGATCGACGCCGGGGCGTTCGCGCTGTCCGCCGCGTCGTTCGCCCTGGTGCGGCTGCCCACGGTGGCGCCGGCCGCCGCACCTCGGCCCGGCATCATCGCCGAGCTTCGGGACGGCTGGTCGGCGTTCCGCTCGCGCACCTGGCTGTGGGTCGTCGTGGCCGCGTTCGGTGTGGTCAACGCCTGTCTGAGCGCGAGCGTCAACGTCCTGGGCCCGCTCGTCGCCGACACCACCATCGGGCGCCGGGCCTGGGGCTTCGTGCTCGCCGCCGAGACGGTCGGGATGCTGCTCGGCGCGATTGTCGCAATGCGGGTGCGGGTACGCCGGTTGCTGCTGCTCGGCGTGTTCTGCACCGCTTTCGTGGCGCTGCCGGTGTTCACCCTCGGGTTGCTGCCGCGTCTCGGGCCGCTGCTCGTTGCCATGTTCGTCGCCGGGCTGACGATCGAGCAGTTCGGCATCGCGTGGGAGACCACCATGCAGGAGCACGTGCCGGCGGAGAAGCTCGCGCGGGTCTACTCGTACGACATGGTCGGGTCCTATGTCGCGATCCCGCTCGGGCAGGCGGTGAGCGGGCCGGTCGCGGACGCGGTCGGGCTCACCCCCACGCTGGTCGGTGCGGCCGTCCTGATCGTGGTTGCCGCGCTGGCGATGCTGAGCAGCCGGGACGTCCGCACGCTCAGCCACACGGACCACCGGGCGCCGGCACCGCCCATGGAACAATCGACGCTGTGAGCATCCCGAACGTTCTCGCCAGCCGCTACGCCTCCGCCGATCTCGTCGACCTGTGGTCGCCCGAGGAGAAGATCCGGATGGAGCGCCGGCTCTGGCTGGCGGTGCTGCGTGCCCAGCGTGATCTCGGCGTGCCGTTGCCGGAGGGCGTCGTCGAGGCGTACGAGCGGGCGGTCGACGATGTTGACCTGGCGAGCATCGCAGCGCGCGAACGGGTGACCCGGCACGACGTCAAGGCGCGCATCGAGGAGTTCAGCGCGCTGGCCGGGCACGAGCACATCCACAAGGGCATGACCTCGCGTGATCTGACCGAGAACGTCGAGCAGCTGCAGATCCGGGCATCGCTGGAGCTGGTCCGCGCCCGCGTCGTGGCCACCCTCGCGCGGCTCACCGAGCTGGCAGTCGAGCACAGCGACCTCGTCATGACCGGCCGGTCGCACAACGTCGCGGCGCAGGCGACCACGCTGGGCAAGCGCTTCGCGAGTGCGGCCGAGGAGCTGCTGATCGCGTACGAGCGGCTGGACGATCTGATCCGCCGCTATCCGCTGCGCGGCATCAAGGGCCCGGTCGGCACGGCCGCCGACCAGCTGGACCTGCTCGACGGGGACGCCGGCAAGCTGGCCGAGCTGGAACGCAAGGTCGCCGAGCACCTCGGGTTCGAACGGGTGCTCACCAGCGTCGGCCAGGTCTACCCGCGCTCGCTCGACTTCGACGTCGTCTCCGCACTGGCCCAGGTCGTCGCGGCGCCGTCGTCGCTGGCCACCACGATCCGGCTGATGGTGGGCCAGGAGCTGGTGACCGAGGGCTTCAAGCCGGGCCAGGTCGGCTCGTCGGCGATGCCGCACAAGATGAACACCCGGTCCTCCGAGCGGGTCAACGGTCTCGCGGTGATTGTCCGCGGCTATCTGTCGATGGTCGGCGAGCTGGCCGGTGACCAGTGGAACGAGGGTGACGTCTCCTGCTCGGTGGTGCGCCGGGTGGCCCTGCCCGACGCCTTCTTCGCCGCCGACGGGCTGTTCCAGACATTCCTGACCGTGCTCGACGAGTTCGGCGCCTACCCCGCCGTCATCGCCCGCGAGCTGGACCGCTTCCTGCCGTTCCTGGCCACCACGAAGATGCTGGTGGCGGCGGTGCGCAAGGGTGTCGGTCGGGAGGCCGCCCACGAGGTGATCAAGGAGCACGCGGTCGGGGTGGCGCTGGCC includes:
- a CDS encoding MFS transporter; translation: MTMLAPLRHSAFRFLLAGRTVNALGNAIAPVALAFAVLDLTGSATDLGLVVGTRMLANVLFLLFGGALADRLPKNLLMVGAGIAAAVTQGAVAILIITGTATVPLLIALSAVNGMVAALALPASSSILPQLVPAAERQQANGLGRLFFNGATIVGAPAGGIIVASSSPGWGIAIDAGAFALSAASFALVRLPTVAPAAAPRPGIIAELRDGWSAFRSRTWLWVVVAAFGVVNACLSASVNVLGPLVADTTIGRRAWGFVLAAETVGMLLGAIVAMRVRVRRLLLLGVFCTAFVALPVFTLGLLPRLGPLLVAMFVAGLTIEQFGIAWETTMQEHVPAEKLARVYSYDMVGSYVAIPLGQAVSGPVADAVGLTPTLVGAAVLIVVAALAMLSSRDVRTLSHTDHRAPAPPMEQSTL
- the purB gene encoding adenylosuccinate lyase, coding for MSIPNVLASRYASADLVDLWSPEEKIRMERRLWLAVLRAQRDLGVPLPEGVVEAYERAVDDVDLASIAARERVTRHDVKARIEEFSALAGHEHIHKGMTSRDLTENVEQLQIRASLELVRARVVATLARLTELAVEHSDLVMTGRSHNVAAQATTLGKRFASAAEELLIAYERLDDLIRRYPLRGIKGPVGTAADQLDLLDGDAGKLAELERKVAEHLGFERVLTSVGQVYPRSLDFDVVSALAQVVAAPSSLATTIRLMVGQELVTEGFKPGQVGSSAMPHKMNTRSSERVNGLAVIVRGYLSMVGELAGDQWNEGDVSCSVVRRVALPDAFFAADGLFQTFLTVLDEFGAYPAVIARELDRFLPFLATTKMLVAAVRKGVGREAAHEVIKEHAVGVALAMREKGIADNDLFDRLATDGRLGLTRAEIDALVADRAAFVGAAPAQVQMVAERVAEIVAAHPEAAKYAPAPIL
- a CDS encoding SCP2 sterol-binding domain-containing protein, with amino-acid sequence MTDFSPESLASIGPKEFAQLVKSTPDSKIAEVMGSETRGKILDEVFGRMPTLFRADRAGSTQAVIHWNITGGPGGATDTYETVIENGACTVTNEPVREPKLAMTMDPVTFLKVVSGDGNPMMMFMTGKIKAKGDLGLAASVAKLFDIPKG
- a CDS encoding transcriptional regulator yields the protein MSLGDDAGRRRAFLRATAHPVRLQILSLLSSAALTAADVARELGLTHANASYHLRNLLSAGVVVQEGEERIRGGVAKRYRYDSSRDRGYFNGAGADPDTHRAMYAVVADELIRRTAQADWSTGGTMTDAELWVDPEVFLDIRERITQLSRELHAAAQPPRTPGTVRTSTTVAMFRMTDA